The uncultured Desulfobulbus sp. genome window below encodes:
- the amt gene encoding ammonium transporter, whose protein sequence is MKNKFTLGFLLVLIGVAFALPAFAADPVPAKGDTAWMIVATLLVTLMTIPGLALFYGGLVRSKNMLSVLMQVFTVFCLCIVLWVLYGYSVAFTEGNAFFGGFSKILLKGVGVESVAGTFSKGVVIPELIYVFFQATFAAITPALIVGAFAERMKFSAVLAFIALWFTFAYLPVAHMVWFWAGPDAYTSAAAAEKMNATAGFLFQKGAIDFAGGTVVHINAAIAGLIGAYMVGKRVGYGRESMAPHSLTMTMIGACLLWVGWFGFNAGSNLESTGLACLAFGNTMLATAAAALSWTFTEWMLKGKPSMLGAASGAVAGLVAVTPACGWVGIGGALVIGLAAGVVCLWGVNGLKRILGADDALDVFGVHGVGGILGALLTGIFADPKLGGVGIWDYVTDSVAEYSISGQMMSQIWGIGTTVVWSAVVSIVAYKLVDMTIGLRVTEEEEREGLDTISHGESAYNS, encoded by the coding sequence GTGAAAAATAAATTTACCTTGGGGTTTCTGCTGGTTCTGATTGGGGTGGCATTTGCGCTGCCCGCTTTTGCAGCTGATCCGGTTCCGGCAAAGGGTGATACGGCCTGGATGATTGTGGCGACGTTGCTGGTTACCTTGATGACAATCCCCGGACTGGCACTTTTTTATGGTGGTCTGGTTCGTTCTAAAAATATGCTTTCCGTGCTCATGCAGGTGTTTACCGTCTTTTGCCTGTGTATCGTTTTGTGGGTATTGTACGGATACTCTGTGGCGTTCACAGAAGGCAATGCCTTCTTTGGCGGTTTTTCCAAGATCCTCTTGAAGGGTGTTGGGGTGGAGTCGGTGGCTGGCACCTTCAGTAAAGGGGTGGTTATTCCTGAGTTGATCTATGTTTTTTTTCAGGCAACCTTTGCAGCTATTACCCCGGCGCTGATTGTTGGCGCCTTTGCTGAGCGTATGAAGTTTTCCGCAGTTCTTGCTTTTATTGCGCTCTGGTTCACCTTTGCCTATCTGCCGGTTGCCCATATGGTCTGGTTCTGGGCAGGTCCTGATGCCTATACCAGTGCTGCCGCGGCTGAGAAAATGAATGCAACTGCTGGCTTTCTCTTTCAGAAGGGGGCTATCGACTTTGCTGGTGGTACCGTTGTTCATATAAACGCGGCCATTGCCGGATTGATTGGTGCGTATATGGTTGGTAAGCGTGTCGGTTATGGGCGTGAATCCATGGCGCCGCATAGTTTGACCATGACCATGATTGGTGCTTGTCTCTTGTGGGTAGGCTGGTTCGGTTTTAATGCTGGTTCTAATCTCGAGTCCACTGGGCTTGCCTGTCTGGCTTTCGGTAATACCATGCTGGCGACGGCTGCTGCTGCGCTCTCTTGGACCTTTACCGAGTGGATGTTGAAAGGGAAGCCTTCTATGCTTGGTGCGGCTTCCGGTGCTGTTGCCGGTCTGGTTGCGGTTACTCCTGCCTGTGGGTGGGTTGGAATTGGTGGAGCCCTTGTGATTGGCTTGGCTGCAGGTGTTGTTTGTCTGTGGGGCGTCAATGGGCTTAAGCGGATACTTGGTGCAGATGATGCGCTTGATGTTTTTGGTGTCCACGGTGTAGGTGGTATTCTTGGTGCCCTGTTGACAGGTATTTTTGCTGATCCTAAGCTGGGTGGTGTGGGTATCTGGGATTATGTTACCGATTCTGTTGCTGAATACTCAATCTCCGGTCAGATGATGAGTCAGATCTGGGGAATTGGTACCACCGTTGTCTGGTCTGCTGTGGTCTCGATTGTCGCCTATAAGTTGGTCGATATGACTATTGGTCTTCGTGTCACTGAAGAGGAAGAGCGCGAAGGATTGGATACGATCAGTCACGGAGAGTCTGCTTACAATAGCTGA
- a CDS encoding P-II family nitrogen regulator, which translates to MKFVSAIIKPFKLNEVREALTALGVKGVTVTEVKGFGRQKGHTEMYRGAEYVIEFLPKLKIEVAIDDDHVEEVVEGIKKAANTGKIGDGKIFVFDLEHVTRIRTGESGPEAL; encoded by the coding sequence ATGAAATTTGTCAGTGCGATTATTAAGCCGTTTAAGCTTAATGAGGTCCGGGAAGCATTAACCGCGCTTGGAGTCAAAGGTGTGACCGTTACGGAGGTGAAGGGGTTTGGGCGTCAGAAGGGGCATACGGAGATGTATCGTGGTGCTGAGTATGTTATCGAATTTCTGCCCAAACTTAAAATTGAGGTTGCCATTGACGATGATCATGTTGAGGAGGTCGTTGAAGGGATTAAAAAGGCGGCCAATACCGGCAAAATTGGTGATGGAAAGATTTTTGTCTTTGACCTGGAGCATGTGACGCGTATTCGAACGGGTGAGTCTGGCCCGGAAGCGCTTTAA